A DNA window from Impatiens glandulifera chromosome 7, dImpGla2.1, whole genome shotgun sequence contains the following coding sequences:
- the LOC124910275 gene encoding 16 kDa phloem protein 1: protein MAIGIMEVLLVNAKGLKNNEIFGGGIDPYVVMKYKTQERNSSVARGSGSNPEWNEKFSFRVEYPGGDNNYKLILTVMDKDTFSADDALGQATVYLEDLLAMGVENNGVAEMHPRKYSVVSCDQSYCGEIQVGIRFTPKIQHQTDGEEYGGWKDSEN from the exons ATGGCGATCGGCATAATGGAGGTGCTTCTGGTGAATGCAAAGGGTTTGAAGAACAATGAAATTTTTG GTGGTGGAATAGATCCGTACGTGGTGATGAAATATAAGACTCAAGAACGCAACAGCAGTGTTGCACGAG GATCAGGTAGTAATCCAGAATGGAATGAAAAATTCAGTTTTAGGGTGGAGTACCCTGGTGGAGACAATAACTACAAGCTCATCCTGACGGTAATGGATAAAGACACATTCTCCGCGGATGACGCTCTTGGCCAAGCGAC CGTATACTTGGAAGACCTTTTGGCGATGGGTGTGGAAAATAATGGTGTTGCGGAAATGCACCCGCGTAAGTATAGTGTGGTTTCGTGTGACCAAAGTTATTGTGGGGAAATTCAAGTTGGCATAAGATTTACCCCAAAG ATACAACACCAAACTGATGGTGAGGAATATGGTGGGTGGAAAGAcagtgaaaattaa